GATCCTCCTGCATGGTTTGGTCTACCACCCCTTAATGTATCTGACTGGTTATCACATTTGCTAGTAACAAGCATCATAAATTATCCCACTATGTATGGCACCTTTTATTGTATTAAGGTCTAGGGGACATGTTTAATGTGCTTTCTGACTACTGTTCTAGAAGAATGCTTTATTCTTGAAGCAACTGGACAACATCATGTGTGCAACAAAGGAATGTTTCATTTCCATGACTATTAACCTTCTGGAAATGCATGCTTGTTTTGTTTGCATTTCCATGCTTTTCAATCCCACCTTCACTGACTGATAACAGGTACTTGTTTGATGAGTCAGTTTTAAGTAGATTGTTTAGTTTGAGAAATCAAACCATCCAGATGTGTTTATCAATCATGGGATGATCCTTTCATCACCTTCCCACTAATGTGTGCTTTTGAGGGAACAGGTGATGATGGGCAAACCCATTCCATTCCTCAAaccaaataattcatataGGATTGAGTGGTCAATTAGCTCAATTAACCATCCCATTCCCCAAATTAAATGGACCAATATGCCTTTATTGTTAAGTTCCTGCCATatgttaacttatttttaaaacatttttcagGAGTTCAATATCGAGAAGCTTCAACTTGTTGAAGCTGAGAAAAAGAAGATCAGGCAAGAATATGAACGGAAAGAGAAGCAGGTCGAAGTTCGAAAGAAAATGTGAGGCTTCAATTCCCCAAattatttctgtttttctgTGTTCTCCTTATGGTCCCATCAATAGCATTCCATGTTGAGGATTTTCACAGCATATAGTACATTGCATGCCTCAATACATTTTAGATATAGCTGATTTTCTCATTTGTGTGCAATATTAGCGGTAAAAAAGGCTAGCTATAAACTAGTACTAGCCAAATAGTTAAATTGAcagtaattattaatttgactGGCCGGTTGTGAGACACTTAAAACTCAAATTTGGATTTGTAGTTCAGTGCAGAAACTTCACTGATGACTTTTAAAGATGAGAGCTCATGTCAAATTATCAATCATGATCTGGATGTAGTAAaagtcatatatttataatcttaGGATGGAAAGTGTTAGAGAACCATTGGACAAAAAGGTAAGTACAAATTGGCATGCATACTCAAACATTGACACCGTCCATGTACTGATATGGTACTGATTGCTTCTTAGTAGAGGTTTCGTAGAATCCACCTGTATCCATTTCTCTGGGTTTATCCATTTGTTAACAGATgaaaccatgttttttttttctattatcaGTGAATACTCTATGCAGTTGAATGCTTCTCGCATCAAAGTGCTTCAAGCTCAGGATGATTTGGTTAATTCTATGAAAGAGGATGCTACAAAGCAGCTCCTGCGTGTCAGCCACAGTCATCATGAATACAAGAACCTTTTGAAAGAACTCGTTGTTCAGGTTTGTTTGGAATTTGGAATGCATCATCTTTGAACATCTTAATTCTATATGAGTGATCCTTCTGAGAATTCTGGATTCTAAGAAGGTGCAACAGTTAAGTTTGCTACATGAATCTGGATTATTGGATATTAAAATGTTAAATCACATCATATTTTCATAAACTGCAAAACTGCATGCACAAAGGAGCTTGTGCTAAAAGAACCTTGTTTAATCACATATGCGTAATTATTGCCTTTTCCTTTATGATTTAACCGTTAAACTTCTCTCGTGGACATGTCAATTTAATTGATAGAATTGAGTCTACATTGCTATCTTCTTGTTTGTTTACTattgttattaaaaaaaatcattagtcATATTGACTGGAAATACAGGGTTTGCTTCGGTTGAAAGAGCCAGCAGTACTGCTCCGCTGCCGCAAAGAAGACCATCATCACGTGGAATCTGTATTGCATTCAGCAAAGAATGAATATGCGACAAAAACAGAAGTTCATCAACCAGAGATACTTGTTGACCATGATGTGTACCTGCCACCTTCTCCAAGCTCTCATGATTCCCATGAGATGTTTTGGTAATGAATAGTTTCTTACCCTGCAGTCTGCCGGTTTgctctatatctatatctatatctataataTACTAACTGTTTAGCAAATAtactaaaagaaagaaacctATCTACTGGAGTAACAGTGGTCAGTAATCCTACAAACATGTACAGATTGAAAGTCATTGATGTTGATTTTCAAATTGTGTAACCTTACAGTGTTAGTGAGCAGTTTAGTCCCAAAGACTTAACCCTATACCCTGGACAATCAGCTCCTTCACTGGCTATTCGTTTTGGCATACATTTATGACATCTGTTGGACAGTCAATATACTCAATAGTGTAATACTACCGCAATAGGTTAAGCCACAAGTACATCTGTCCACCTTAACAGATTGAATAGGAGAAGTGGGATTCGAAATCCATAGCCTTATTTCAATTTCAGTATAGTCATTGTTCATAATGCATTCTTCTGTTTATGCTAACATACTGTGTTTGTGCAGCTCTGGAGGTGTTGTGCTGGCTTCTCGTGATGGAAAGATTGTGTGTGAGAACACACTTGATGCCAGGCTGGAGGTTGTCTTCCGCAAGAAATTACCAGAGGTGCTTCATTTAACTGTTTTTTAATACACATTTTGTCCCACCAGTTCCAGAGTTTCCACCATGTGCAAAATGTTGATCCCAAGTATCGTTCAGTACCACTTGAACATTTAAACTTAAACATGATTTGCttgttcatattttaaaatttcaccGCCTCCCGAATAGGCTACAACACATGCAGAGCAAATGCTTATAGTTTCATATGGAATAATCCTTGCTTTCTCCCCCACTGCGTCACAGATCCGGAAGCTTCTTTTTGGTCAGGCAACGGCGTAATCTGTTCATGTAATTTCAGCTGTGGTACAGCTACTTCTATGTAATTAGCTGCTGGTTCGAACCTGCAGCTGCAAGGAACTCCCACCTGTTTTTGCCAGATTGATTGTTTAAAGTATTCATCCTCTATGTAAACACTGTCTATTTGTTCATTATTATCGCCGAGCACAAACTATTTGCACGCTTGTTTGCTCAGaggtataataataataataaaggaCGGTCAAACCTTCCATTGCTGTGTAAACCGATTTACCTGTATAATTGTGTACCTAACTACTTGCACCCtcgtctttttgtttttctctataagccaaaatttaaattttcaaccttaattttgAAGATTATTTTTGGGGTTTCTATcttggtttatttttagcattagcttttatattgctaagtatatatatattgctaagtttatttttatttataattattttttgtttgtaaatatattgtcaaACCATCACCCTCCTggtctatttttatttctcttccGCAAAGCTTTGTGCAACTCTCATGTACTTAGCTACAGCACTATCGAGTGTCCACAGCTGTTGGTTCTATATGCTGATGCTCCTGCAGCTGTTCCGCAGTTCAACTGCAACAGTCTTGAAGCGGAAGAACTCACGGAGTCGGAAGTTTTACAGGCGCTCTGAATCTCGGGTGAATTTGGTTGGTTAACCGATCGTTTCACCTTCGGTGCCCCATAACGACAGCACCGAGCCATCGGTATATGCAAAGCTGCAACGTGAGATTCCGCTTATCATGTCACCGAAACCGTGAAAACTTGTGAAGTAAGATGCATTTTCGGCTAGAATCCTGCCCGGCAGCCGCGATGAGGTCTAAATAAGAAGAgcttcaaaatttttctatgttgTTAAGAGCCAACGCAAAAGTATATActatatcattaatatattatatcattaatatatgatcattgttatacatacatatataatatattagagTTTATGTTGTAGCTGAATGTATATGTGTAAcctatttttcttctcaattTCCCAAATAAGCACATGATGTGATAATAGGTATCTACTTTCTATACTACCACGtattttctaatatagataattctttagagcaagtacaataagTACAATAAGTGATGTACAAACGAGCCGTAAAATTGACATGTGACatttatgcatatatggaGGATACATGAAatgagagaagaaaaacatgCTGCGTATGATAGATGGACTATACATGATGATATAGCAtatatgtttgaatgtaattattatataagttgACTCTACTTTAGcttttaataacaaaaaaattttagagcaGCAGTTACCTTTTCTATTGATCTTAGTCTTATATGCTATTGATATGTGATAATAGGTATCCAGTTTATACACGTATTTC
This is a stretch of genomic DNA from Oryza brachyantha chromosome 1, ObraRS2, whole genome shotgun sequence. It encodes these proteins:
- the LOC102715984 gene encoding V-type proton ATPase subunit E-like, yielding MNDADVAKQIQQMVRFIRQEAEEKASEISVSAEEEFNIEKLQLVEAEKKKIRQEYERKEKQVEVRKKIEYSMQLNASRIKVLQAQDDLVNSMKEDATKQLLRVSHSHHEYKNLLKELVVQGLLRLKEPAVLLRCRKEDHHHVESVLHSAKNEYATKTEVHQPEILVDHDVYLPPSPSSHDSHEMFCSGGVVLASRDGKIVCENTLDARLEVVFRKKLPEIRKLLFGQATA